One region of Prochlorococcus marinus str. GP2 genomic DNA includes:
- the pdeM gene encoding ligase-associated DNA damage response endonuclease PdeM — protein MKKSSFKFYWEDILLEMLPSRSLFLPETKELLICDIHLGKADYFQQNGIPLTNNSDENNFTRIKKIVKKHSPEKLIVLGDLFHSKFSIDKTLQKKVENLPKLLQINVELVLGNHDAGCDIKNIKIFDIKKTKNIIFSHEPVDLADNRILNICGHYHPKLYLRNKGDSLSFRCFAMDKNKNTLFLPAFGDLTGGYPCKKSFRKWAIVSEEEIIEL, from the coding sequence ATGAAAAAAAGTTCTTTTAAATTTTATTGGGAAGATATATTGCTTGAGATGCTTCCTTCAAGATCCTTATTTCTACCTGAAACAAAAGAATTGTTGATATGCGATATTCATCTTGGGAAAGCTGATTATTTTCAGCAAAATGGTATCCCTCTTACTAATAATTCAGATGAAAACAACTTTACAAGAATAAAAAAAATAGTAAAAAAACATAGTCCTGAAAAGTTAATAGTTTTGGGGGATTTATTTCACAGTAAATTTTCAATAGATAAAACTCTTCAAAAAAAAGTTGAAAATCTTCCTAAACTACTACAAATTAATGTTGAACTTGTCCTTGGAAATCATGATGCAGGTTGTGATATTAAAAATATAAAAATTTTTGATATTAAAAAAACAAAAAATATTATTTTCAGTCATGAGCCAGTTGATTTAGCTGATAATAGAATTTTGAATATTTGTGGACATTATCATCCAAAACTCTATTTGAGAAACAAAGGGGATAGTTTATCTTTTAGGTGTTTTGCCATGGATAAGAATAAAAATACTTTATTTTTGCCAGCATTTGGAGACTTAACGGGAGGCTATCCCTGTAAAAAGTCATTTAGAAAATGGGCAATTGTTTCTGAAGAAGAAATAATTGAATTATGA